A single region of the Schizosaccharomyces osmophilus chromosome 3, complete sequence genome encodes:
- the tif51 gene encoding translation elongation and termination factor eIF5A translates to MAEEEHQIDFEGGEAGASLTFPTQCSSLRKNGHVVIKGRPCKIVEMSTSKTGKHGHAKVNIVAIDIFTGRKYEDVSPSTHNMEVPVVKRDDYQLVLIDDGFLSLMTPDGSTKDDVRLPEGEIGQQIEEGFEEGKDLIVSVVSAMGDEIPLSVREAPSSS, encoded by the coding sequence ATggctgaagaagaacacCAGATCGACTTTGAAGGTGGTGAAGCCGGTGCCTCTTTGACTTTCCCTACCCAATGCTCTTCTTTGCGTAAGAACGGCCACGTTGTCATCAAGGGCCGCCCTTGCAAAATTGTGGAAATGTCCACCTCCAAGACCGGTAAGCACGGTCACGCCAAGGTCAACATTGTTGCCATTGATATTTTCACCGGCCGTAAGTACGAAGACGTGTCTCCTTCCACCCACAACATGGAAGTACCCGTCGTTAAGCGTGACGACTACCAATTAGTCCTCATTGACGACGGCTTCTTGTCCCTCATGACTCCCGACGGTAGCACCAAGGACGATGTCCGTCTTCCTGAAGGTGAAATTGGTCAACAAATTGAAGAAGGTTTCGAGGAGGGCAAGGACTTGATTGTCTCTGTCGTCTCTGCCATGGGTGATGAGATCCCCCTCAGCGTTCGTGAGGCTCCCTCCAGCTCTTAA
- the mug56 gene encoding spore wall assembly lipid binding protein Mug56 gives MSEREGDTAWLNQTSVEHLSCLTNRLFIGPIPTNFLSGSTGFWKKRFQNYSRHQASYDISVEPSVNHKLFQRLHTRVNRSVDEVSMSRIHSYASTNRASLDLPRAPLTSHRTNNRVRSSHLSKRDSLALSQNSNNRDSTLIPYSSDTARVRSSFDVHRPNTAVSYQTFQSRQSLDRRSSTPRHLRFALRQNNPRVLGTSEHPKLSAPSSGVVFRTEQVLLRVETSSSLIPTDFNETIASRIPRKTILSWAPCTVVAVKTSEQGAIRLDFIGEKYMKTVVDRLSEDEPDQESYRKNCLFSLFLNPSYTFWNIYNSFDNSLAIWSPYIKHKTFIFLLNFQYTSSAYEWVAIVSRALNFTPGSSFFIAVPAFHIQLRLSFTSPDSQCLRNAHCSSPQKNEANMDSSEKVSPQTIHDRVLKNWEVSEADFVDSCLNVLKLNPEWSQIVKQWFKMQNVGLCWRMYDRIKWITNIDNLRYVGLLAAKDICQLELRPKNHYPSFATFRNGSKMKEPVPYEGYLIRLTTSAGRRGRFGRLFHKKLYFMVFNHLLLSIEPSYVLPLAILVEKFKNQNDAPFLQHSQIDEHQCLFDPLKEAGDTIPWFDNKLDDATKDHLLSLLQTERKRESDILSSANGFLDLSKVKHVKPAANETDNNVFEVHMVNGMSTLFQSYNQKTRDIWIEKLGATARYWKQRLNLDLQEFYDVRDTNINILHIDSSIEPVVASHSNYWEVSECMASTHIHNYCNVLGCRIIRAQGVLYMRTGDLYEKCYAVLIPGKIIFFRDATRTRFGKLHRKTHFQKFSSIYFKNAYIYTGFTTITEFSKNRQKNEGTSNRLPKCHEDGWKSFDKDEMLSFVIYSQSELDFSLMNAFPDVYKVPSKKHNRKGNKFMFLARTRQERDVWVERISSELKRIPND, from the exons ATGAGTGAAAGAGAAGGTGATACTGCTTGGCTCAACCAAACATCCGTTGAACATTTAAGCTGCTTGACGAATCGTCTATTCATTGGTCCTATTCCGACGAATTTCCTTTCTGGGTCCACtggtttttggaaaaagcgATTCCAAAACTACTCTCGGCACCAGGCCTCTTATGATATTTCCGTTGAACCTTCCGTAAACCATAAACTCTTCCAGCGGTTGCATACTCGTGTGAATAGATCCGTCGATGAAGTTTCCATGAGCAGAATCCATTCATATGCCTCTACCAATCGAGCATCCCTCGACTTGCCTCGGGCTCCATTGACTAGTCATCGTACAAATAATCGTGTTCGCTCCTCCCACTTATCCAAACGAGACTCCCTTGCTCTATCCCAAAATTCTAATAACCGCGATTCTACCCTCATACCCTACTCTTCCGATACTGCTCGTGTTCGTTCTTCTTTCGACGTGCACCGTCCTAATACCGCCGTGAGTTATCAAACCTTTCAATCTCGCCAGTCACTTGACCGACGATCTTCAACTCCGCGTCATCTTCGATTTGCTTTAAGACAAAATAATCCTCGCGTCTTGGGCACAAGTGAACATCCCAAACTTAGCGCTCCGTCTTCTGGCGTGGTTTTTCGGACTGAACAAGTTCTTTTGCGGGTCGAAACGTCTTCCAGCTTGATTCCTACTGATTTTAACGAGACGATCGCTTCAAGGATTCCAAGAAAGACCATTCTTTCTTGGGCCCCATGTACAGTTGTAGCCGTAAAAACGTCCGAACAAGGGGCTATTCGTTTAGATTTTATCGGTGAAAAATACATGAAAACTGTTGTTGACCGTTTATCAGAAGATGAGCCTGATCAGGAATCCTACCGGAAAAACTGcctattttctttgtttttaaatCCATCTTATACCTTTTGGAACATTTACAATTCATTCGATAACTCCTTGGCAATCTGGTCCCCTTACATAAAAcacaaaacttttattttccttttaaatTTCCAGTACACCAGCTCAGCTTATGAATGGGTTGCCATCGTCAGCCGTGCATTGAATTTTACTCCCggatcttcttttttcattgccGTTCCCGCGTTTCATATTCAATTGCGTCTCAGCTTTACTAGTCCCGATTCTCAGTGTCTCAGAAATGCTCATTGCAGTTCTCcacaaaaaaatgaagcaaatATGGACTCATCGGAGAAGGTTTCTCCTCAAACAATCCATGATAgagttttaaaaaattgggAAGTTTCAGAGGCCGACTTTGTTGACTCATGCTTAAACGTTTTAAAGCTTAACCCCGAATGGTCTCAAATTGTAAAACAATGGTTCAAAATGCAAAATGTTGGCTTGTGCTGGAGAATGTATGATCGCATCAAATGGATTACAAACATAGACAACCTCAGGTATGTGGGATTGTTGGCTGCCAAAGATATCTGCCAGCTTGAGTTACGACCTAAAAATCATTATCCGTCATTTGCTACATTTCGAAATGGgtcaaaaatgaaggagCCTGTGCCTTATGAAGGATACCTAATTCGCTTGACAACGAGTGCTGGACGAAGAGGTCGTTTTGGTAGACTGTTTCACAAGAAGCTATATTTTATGGTTTTTAATCACCTTCTACTTTCCATCGAACCCAGTTATGTTCTTCCTCTTGCCATTTTAGTCGAAAAATTCAAGAACCAAAATGATGCtccatttcttcaacaCTCGCAAATTGATGAGCATCAATGCTTATTTGATCCATTAAAAGAGGCTGGCGATACTATACCGTGGTTTGACAATAAGTTAGACGATGCTACAAAAGACCATTTATTGTCTTTGCTTCaaacagaaagaaagcGTGAGTCGGATATACTTTCTTCGGCGAATGGATTTTTAGATTTATCGAAAGTTAAACATGTTAAACCGGCAGCTAACGAAACTGACAATAACGTTTTTGAAGTACATATGGTGAACGGAATGTCTACATTATTCCAAAGCTataatcaaaaaacaagagacATATGGATAGAAAAACTTGGAGCGACTGCAAGATATTGGAAACAGCGTCTGAATCTGGATTTACAAGAATTCTATGATGTCAGAGACACAAATATTAACATATTGCATATTGACTCATCTATTGAGCCTGTTGTTGCTTCTCATAGTAATTATTGGGAAGTCTCGGAGTGTATGGCAAGTACACATATCCACAACTATTGCAACGTCCTAGGATGCAGGATCATTCGG GCTCAAGGAGTGCTATATATGCGAACAGGAGATTTATATGAAAAGTGCTACGCTGTTCTTATTCCCGGAAAGATCATCTTTTTTCGGGATGCTACTAGGACGAGATTTGGTAAACTCCACAGAAAAACGcactttcaaaaattctcctctatttatttcaaaaatgccTACATATATACTGGATTTACGACAATCACCGAATTTTCCAAGAACcgacaaaaaaatgaaggaacAAGCAATCGATTACCTAAATGTCATGAAGACGGCTGGAAGTCTTTTGATAAAGATGAGATGCTGTCTTTTGTTATATACTCGCAATCTGAATTGGATTTCTCCTTGATGAATGCTTTTCCAGACGTCTATAAGgttccttcaaaaaaacacaatagaaaaggaaacaa GTTTATGTTTCTTGCTAGAACCAGGCAGGAACGTGATGTATGGGTAGAAAGGATTTCCAGTGAATTGAAACGGATTCCGAACGATTAA
- the rpo41 gene encoding mitochondrial RNA polymerase Rpo41: protein MFSQRQLQRCLLRTRFCRVNVRGRRLIQTESLQSAEENVNVYKPILPSKKYEFKINTDQKSEMVSLYEACVFTNDFVRSAQLLGRIAGYNAMDENMYPYIELYLRHLINSGSFTLDSMIRTTRAILKKSKLPGNSTIYAYYFQAALLKEAEESGYPVLHRMAVEWRYRKGRVVDILSQTSVLNSEQIQKIIRILNIPLESLSSNQLALFGFQPSNLAEKDTVRNTAEEEESQPKAVPATEHVYIDKIKSKGMRLSALLKSLNNISVSPENLPVDEVSLEKVPSSELVNLARQKLLEKSAVASAIDLWKAEYEDTFHRGGALPKNKEASALFYQWYTELKEMFNQENKRLDAFYHRIETNAGNPYIAEGFCGPFLKLLKTEKLAALTIIEVIRSISSISSQEEVEETHGVLISRLTDAVGRSFEREFLSERIQVEEREGKLRIRDNLKYVFNNPRAFRAAVKELRRNADENDGKWKHALESWPRYVTTKIGAIAVSLFLQAAKMDIKFKRPDTGDNTKESVFAFAHTYQYIHGRKSGVLRPRVELLKLIASEFQNPLIHPQMLPMLVRPKPWVQWDKGGYYYSRESIIRLKGCTEQLDYVKEASRKGHLKKVYNALSALGDVDWRVNRFTFDVIVKIWNLGEGMLSIPPKNVEVNLPPYPKQALNPNDRVAWYSLRDKLSREKATAHSQRCDFNYKLEIANSYLNERFYFPHNMDFRGRVYPISAHLHHVNNDFCRGLLEFAEGKPLGPNGLSWLKVHLANLFGISKVDYASRQKFVDDNIEQVFDSYDHPLEGRKWWTSAEDPFQALAAIAEIARATRSGNPENYVCHVPVQQDGTCNGLQHYAALGRDPDGAHEVNLSPNDRPKDVYDAVAKIVISRLEQESAKGDELATALKDKIDRSVVKPTVMTNVYGVTYVGAKNQIISQLEKRGDIPKDMLNNYSSYLTKMVFRALRALFERAHEIQDWLSTCSYLISNSLPAEYIKEGHKDKLTPTIWTTPLGFPIIQPYRNFKKRQVQTNLQSVCIEDRDRVASVEPRKQAAAFPPNFVHSLDATHLFMTCLKAKEAKITFASVHDSYWTHACDVEQLGSLLRQAFVELHSQKIMEKLRNEFRKRYKNFMISKDIARRYDLFISSEDADKKWVPLKIPLLPSQGTFDLTKVLESKYFFS, encoded by the coding sequence ATGTTTTCTCAAAGGCAACTTCAGCGATGTCTTTTACGGACGCGATTTTGTAGAGTTAATGTGCGTGGTCGGCGGCTAATACAAACGGAGTCATTGCAAAGTGCTGAGGAAAATGTGAATGTATACAAGCCCATTCTTCCTTCCAAGAAGTATGAATTCAAAATTAATACAGATCAAAAGTCAGAAATGGTGAGTCTGTATGAGGCATGTGTATTCACGAATGATTTTGTCCGTTCAGCACAGCTTCTGGGGCGCATAGCTGGTTATAATGCAATGGATGAAAATATGTACCCATACATTGAATTATATCTACGGCACCTAATCAATTCCGGGAGTTTTACGCTGGATTCTATGATCCGGACAACGAGGGCAATCCTCAAAAAGTCTAAACTTCCCGGTAATTCCACGATTTATGCATATTATTTTCAAGCGGCCTTATTAAAAGAAGCGGAAGAATCTGGATATCCCGTTTTGCATCGAATGGCTGTCGAATGGAGATACAGAAAAGGTAGAGTCGTCGATATTCTATCCCAGACGTCAGTACTAAACAGCgagcaaattcaaaaaattattagaATCCTTAATATCCCTTTAGAATCCTTATCCAGTAACCAACTAGccctttttggttttcagCCGTCGAATTTAGCCGAAAAGGATACTGTAAGAAATACagcagaagaagaagaatcccAGCCAAAGGCCGTACCTGCAACTGAACATGTTTACAttgataaaataaaaagtaaaggaaTGCGTTTGAGTGCCCTACTAAAATCACTAAACAACATTTCTGTTAGTCCTGAAAACTTACCAGTGGATGAAGTatctttggaaaaggtACCTAGCTCGGAGCTTGTCAATTTGGCGAGGCAAAAGCTTCTGGAGAAATCTGCCGTTGCTTCTGCTATTGATTTGTGGAAGGCTGAGTATGAAGATACTTTCCATCGTGGAGGAGCTTTacccaaaaacaaagaagcttCTGCCTTATTTTACCAGTGGTATACAGAACTCAAGGAGATGTTCAACCAGGAGAATAAACGCCTTGACGCTTTTTATCATAGAATCGAAACAAACGCAGGCAACCCATATATAGCTGAGGGCTTTTGCGGCCCTTTTCTGAAGCTTCTAAAAACGGAAAAACTTGCTGCTTTAACGATTATAGAAGTAATTCGctctatttcttcaatttcaagtCAAGAGGAAGTTGAGGAAACGCACGGGGTTTTGATTTCTCGTTTAACTGATGCTGTTGGACGGAGTTTTGAACGTGAATTCTTATCCGAACGTATACAAGTAGAAGAAAGAGAGGGAAAGCTTCGCATAAGAGACAATTTAAAGTATGTTTTTAATAATCCTCGTGCATTTAGAGCTGCTGTGAAAGAGTTGAGGCGTAATGCCGATGAGAACGACGGTAAATGGAAGCATGCTTTGGAAAGCTGGCCAAGATATGTTACCACCAAGATTGGTGCAATTGCAGTGTCATTGTTCTTACAGGCTGCTAAAATGGATATTAAATTTAAGCGCCCGGATACCGGGGacaatacaaaagaatcTGTATTTGCTTTCGCTCATACCTATCAATATATTCATGGAAGGAAGTCTGGTGTACTTCGTCCCAGAGTTGAGCTCTTAAAATTAATAGCAAGTGAATTCCAAAATCCTCTTATCCATCCACAAATGCTCCCAATGTTGGTACGTCCCAAACCATGGGTGCAATGGGACAAAGGAGGTTATTATTACTCTCGAGAGTCGATAATCCGTTTGAAGGGCTGTACTGAGCAGTTAGATTATGTTAAGGAAGCTTCCCGTAAAGGTCATCTTAAGAAAGTCTATAACGCGTTAAGCGCACTTGGTGATGTGGACTGGAGAGTTAATCGCTTCACGTTTGATGTTATAGTTAAAATCTGGAATTTAGGTGAAGGTATGCTCAGTATTCCTCCCAAAAATGTAGAGGTGAATCTTCCTCCTTATCCAAAGCAAGCCCTCAATCCGAATGATCGTGTAGCATGGTACAGCCTTAGGGATAAACTTTCTAGGGAAAAGGCAACTGCCCACTCACAACGCTGTGATTTTAACTACAAACTTGAAATCGCTAATTCATATTTAAATGAAAGATTCTATTTTCCTCATAACATGGATTTCCGAGGAAGAGTATACCCAATCTCTGCACATTTACAccatgtaaacaatgacTTTTGTCGTGGTTTACTAGAGTTCGCTGAGGGAAAGCCATTAGGTCCTAATGGGCTTAGTTGGCTGAAAGTTCATTTGGCAAATTTGTTTGGTATCAGTAAAGTTGATTATGCTAGTCGTCAAAAGTTCGTGGATGACAACATTGAACAAGTTTTTGATTCGTATGATCATCCTTTGGAAGGACGCAAATGGTGGACGTCTGCTGAAGATCCTTTTCAAGCTCTTGCGGCAATTGCAGAAATCGCAAGAGCAACACGCTCCGGAAACCCCGAAAATTACGTTTGTCACGTCCCAGTGCAGCAAGATGGAACCTGTAATGGATTACAACATTATGCTGCCCTAGGAAGAGATCCCGATGGTGCTCATGAAGTTAATCTGTCTCCAAACGATCGGCCTAAAGATGTCTATGATGCAGTAGCTAAGATTGTGATAAGCAGATTGGAACAAGAGTCTGCCAAAGGTGATGAATTGGCCACCGCTTTGAAAGATAAAATCGACAGAAGTGTTGTGAAACCTACGGTTATGACTAACGTTTACGGTGTTACTTATGTGGGTGCCAAAAATCAGATTATCAGTCAGTTGGAAAAACGAGGAGATATTCCTAAAGATATGCTCAACAACTATTCTAGTTATTTGACTAAAATGGTGTTCCGAGCCCTTCGTGCTTTATTTGAAAGAGCTCATGAGATTCAAGATTGGCTGTCTACTTGTTCGTACCTTatttcaaattctttgcCGGCAGAATATATTAAGGAAGGTCATAAGGATAAACTGACGCCCACTATTTGGACGACTCCCCTTGGGTTTCCTATTATCCAGCCTTATAGGAACTTTAAAAAACGACAAGTACAGACAAACTTACAATCAGTTTGTATTGAAGATAGGGATAGAGTAGCTTCCGTTGAACCTAGAAAACAAGCTGCTGCTTTTCCTCCCAATTTTGTACATTCTTTAGACGCGACACATTTGTTTATGACATGTTTGAAAGCCAAGGAAGCGAAGATAACCTTTGCTTCTGTCCATGACTCTTACTGGACCCATGCTTGCGATGTCGAACAGTTAGGTAGTTTGTTGCGACaagcttttgttgaattacATTCACAGAAAATTATGGAAAAGCTGAGAAATGAGTTTCGAAAGCGATATAAGAACTTTATGATTTCTAAAGACATTGCAAGGAGGTACGATTTGTTTATATCTTCTGAAGATGCTGATAAAAAATGGGTGCCACTTAAAATCCCACTTCTACCCTCACAGGGTACTTTTGATTTAacaaaagttttggaaagtaaatatttcttttcgtga
- the kei1 gene encoding inositol phoshorylceramide synthase regulatory subunit Kei1, with translation MGSFRRVRWSNLLERLFLPRSLFGLCSLRVGCEVIVWFAIINKLSGLYGIVSLFQSSAISAWQIFMYMTSIFTLVLFSWLAVYIPKDSVPHALILFYSYALDFFLNVAFTVLFALSWFAKVLISSQSAKGVPESEQPTSLWAVFFEAESIPSLLLLTFFTSLKLYFTLITLSYSNKLIVDSGIRPQSLPSSFMGRLTRILMKPYIFAANRTYLRNHANRFLENIELQQRLMDEVV, from the exons atggGTAGTTTTCGTCGTGTCCGCTGGTCGAACTTGTTAGAGCGACTTTTTCTCCCAAGG TCTCTTTTTGGCTTGTGTAGTCTTCGTGTTGGCTGCGAGGTAATTGTTTGGTTTGCTATCATAAACAAATTATCTGGTCTTTATGGAATTGTATCTTTATTTCAAA GCTCTGCCATTTCTGCTTGGCAGATTTTCATGTATATGACTTCTATTTTTACCTTggtccttttttcttggttagCCGTTTACATTCCAAAG GACAGCGTACCACATGCCCTTATCTTGTTTTATTCCTATGCACtcgacttttttttaaatgtCGCCTTCACCGTCTTGTTTGCGTTGAGTTGGTTTGCTAAAGTACTGATTTCTTCTCAATCAGCTAAAGGTGTGCCGGAATCCGAACAGCCAACGAGTCTTTGGGCTGTGTTTTTTGAAGCGGAATCTattccttctttacttttactCACCTTTTTCACCTCTTTAAAGCTGTATTTTACTTTAATCACCCTTTCCTACTCTAATAAATTAATCGTCGACTCTGGAATCCGACCTCAATCTCTGCCAAGCTCCTTCATGGGTCGTTTAACCCGTATTTTGATGAAACCTTACATTTTCGCTGCTAATCGCACTTACTTAAGGAATCATGCTAATCGCTTCTTAGAAAATATTGAGCTTCAACAACGTCTGATGGATGAAGTTGTttag
- the dap1 gene encoding cytochrome P450 regulator Dap1, with amino-acid sequence MASTEIVFIVTLVLYLVITRWKRRKEDSIIPEPEPKQPEWKDYSPIELQEFNGVHRSLVFLAIKGTVYNVTLGSKFYGPKGPYSAFGGRDATRGLAKSSFDDEFIPSVEADDLDDWSDLNDEEKQTLDDWKAFFDQKYPAVGRLISNKEASEARAKADFVTPQKN; translated from the coding sequence ATGGCTTCTACAGAAATCGTCTTTATCGTCACATTGGTCTTGTACTTGGTCATCACAAGATGGAAACGTAGGAAAGAAGATTCCATCATCCCCGAGCCAGAACCAAAACAACCCGAATGGAAAGACTATAGTCCTATCGAACTTCAAGAGTTCAACGGCGTTCACCGTTCCTTGGTTTTTCTTGCCATCAAGGGCACTGTGTACAATGTGACGTTGGGATCCAAGTTTTATGGACCAAAAGGCCCCTACAGCGCATTTGGGGGACGCGATGCAACTCGGGGGCTTGCTAAAAGTAGCTTTGACGATGAATTTATTCCAAGTGTTGAAGCAGATGACTTGGATGATTGGTCGGATTTGAACgacgaagaaaagcaaactCTCGACGATTGGAAGGCTTTTTTTGATCAAAAGTATCCTGCTGTTGGTCGTCTCATTAGTAATAAAGAAGCTTCTGAAGCCCGTGCGAAGGCAGACTTTGTTACTCCCCAGAAAAACTAA
- the sds3 gene encoding Clr6 histone deacetylase complex subunit Sds3, translated as MDVLSMVLDMKHEEDDEILDMPLTASQFEAKKQELQAELAAIRNGTCKTLLDLFQELQEKKEEELEIEGQWRRHLMERAQEEYEAELKDAKEEYEQRCNSLQTMVLSHLAEKKRHILEAKDMFDIANESSSLLLHDASSQFIDRRKLRHRRNASSNNSASHQLPTLNFFDDYLLFPTEETSAIPESIKKTVRNSVNSAKPSNMELSLFSPLLTMANVNLSATRDRDFRAMERAERDREKAIDKSLVGASEEDVKSDLQLLNKEIQKKR; from the coding sequence ATGGACGTTTTATCCATGGTTCTAGATATGAAACATGAAGAGGACGACGAAATTTTGGACATGCCACTGACAGCGAGCCAGTTTGAAGCGAAAAAACAAGAGTTACAAGCCGAGTTGGCAGCTATACGAAATGGAACCTGTAAAACgcttttggatttgtttcaagaattacaagagaaaaaagaagaagaattggagATTGAAGGACAGTGGAGACGGCATTTGATGGAACGAGCCCAAGAAGAATATGAAGCAGAACTGAAGGAtgccaaagaagaatatgaGCAGCGTTGCAACTCTCTACAAACCATGGTTTTATCACATTTGGCTGAGAAAAAACGACACATCCTGGAAGCCAAGGATATGTTTGATATTGCTAATGAgtcttcttctcttcttttacaCGATGCATCTTCCCAATTTATTGACCGTCGAAAGTTAAGGCATCGTCGAAACGCTTCTTCCAATAACTCCGCCTCTCATCAATTGCCCACTCTCAACTTTTTTGACgattatttacttttcccCACAGAAGAGACGTCCGCGATACCAGAGTCCATAAAGAAGACGGTTCGAAATTCTGTCAACTCGGCGAAACCATCCAACATGGAATTATCACTTTTTTCTCCTCTCTTGACAATGGCAAATGTAAATCTCTCTGCCACCCGTGACCGAGACTTTCGAGCCATGGAGCGAGCCGAACGTGATCGTGAGAAAGCCATTGACAAGAGTTTAGTCGGTgcttctgaagaagacgTCAAATCTGACCTACAGCTTCTtaacaaagaaattcaaaagaaaaggtga
- the psd2 gene encoding phosphatidylserine decarboxylase Psd2 gives MRSRQKFRRFNPDRWSKVSLRSIGGGVRALNGVKALNGVNVRVSLQWKRLSNRLHRIRRRSQLGRLSINVRPNGCWQAYFLSSLPLRSLSRIWGQFNRANLPTFLRYPGFKLYSWIFRCNLDELKDPILSHYRNFQDFFCRELRPEARPVDPDSSVVSPVDGRIVCQGVVDNNCIQHVKGLSYSLEALLGGVSTVDPSIVDFGQDLTTNLVKKHNDFASKYSIPPSNDGCNHFPRNGNASLTRESLAYCDMQSQNDWNQTNPVHTPYYDNCCPFYAFQDVTGDTNSDISDASDMSTDSFYTSIMEGDSDSELDEPGSATHPILDDGMPNWDVWVQEADVVDIDSLPWRNIHPNNLLFYSVIYLAPGDYHRFHSPADWVIESRRHFSGELFSVSPFLARRLHNLFVLNERVALLGRYKHGFMSMIPVGATNVGSIVIDCDPTLSTNRMVLRKKSLGSFQEAAYSDASPVLNGVPINRGEQLGRFQLGSTVVLVFEAPADFEFSTHQGQYVRVGEGL, from the coding sequence ATGCGTTCTCGACAAAAGTTCCGTAGATTTAATCCGGATCGTTGGTCCAAAGTCAGCCTTCGAAGCATTGGGGGAGGCGTCCGGGCTTTGAACGGCGTAAAGGCATTAAACGGAGTGAATGTCCGTGTTTCACTACAATGGAAGCGTCTTTCTAATCGGCTTCATCGCATTCGTAGAAGAAGCCAATTGGGTCGTCTCTCTATCAATGTTCGACCAAATGGCTGTTGGCAAGCTTACTTTTTGAGTTCTCTTCCCTTACGAAGTTTGTCGCGCATTTGGGGTCAGTTCAATCGCGCTAATTTACCCACTTTTTTAAGATATCCAGGGTTCAAGTTGTattcttggatttttcGCTGCAATCTAGACGAATTAAAAGATCCAATTTTAAGCCATTATCGCAATTTTcaggatttcttttgtcgTGAACTGCGTCCAGAAGCTCGTCCAGTCGATCCGGATTCTTCGGTTGTTTCACCTGTAGATGGAAGAATAGTATGTCAGGGCGTTGTTGACAATAACTGCATACAGCATGTCAAGGGACTCTCCTATTCCTTAGAAGCTCTTTTGGGTGGTGTTTCTACCGTTGATCCTTCTATTGTGGATTTTGGACAAGATTTAACTACCAATTTAGTGAAGAAGCATAACGACtttgcttcaaaatattCCATCCCTCCTTCCAATGATGGATGTAATCACTTTCCCCGAAATGGAAATGCATCATTAACCAGGGAATCTTTGGCATACTGCGATATGCAGAGCCAAAATGATTGGAACCAAACCAATCCTGTGCATACCCCTTATTATGACAATTGTTGTCCTTTTTATGCCTTTCAGGACGTGACTGGTGATACAAACTCGGATATCTCAGATGCATCGGATATGAGTACTGACAGTTTTTACACTTCAATTATGGAAGGCGACTCCGACTCTGAATTAGACGAACCGGGCAGTGCGACTCATCCAATTTTGGATGATGGAATGCCGAACTGGGATGTCTGGGTTCAAGAGGCAGACGTCGTCGACATTGACTCTTTACCTTGGAGAAATATTCACCCTAAtaaccttcttttttattctgttatttatttagctCCTGGCGATTATCATCGTTTTCACTCACCTGCCGATTGGGTGATTGAGTCAAGAAGACACTTTTCTGGTGAACTATTTAGTGTATCTCCGTTTTTAGCGAGAAGATTGcataatttatttgttttgaatgagCGAGTTGCATTGCTTGGTCGATACAAGCATGGGTTTATGAGCATGATTCCAGTGGGTGCTACGAACGTTGGAAGTATAGTAATTGATTGTGACCCTACGTTGTCAACAAACAGAATGGTACTACGGAAGAAGTCGTTAGGCTCTTTTCAGGAAGCGGCGTATAGTGATGCATCACCTGTTTTAAATGGAGTGCCGATTAATCGAGGCGAACAGCTCGGTAGGTTTCAGCTAGGAAGCACCGTCGTGCTTGTCTTTGAAGCACCCGCTGATTTCGAATTTTCCACCCACCAAGGTCAATACGTGCGCGTCGGGGAGGGTCTTTGA